Sequence from the Fusobacterium periodonticum ATCC 33693 genome:
CTTCTTCATCTCTTGTGATTTCAAAGTCTTCTTTTTCTATTTTCAATTCTTTTAATAGCTTTGTAATATCTGTTTCTTCTTCTAAAGGTTCTCTTTCAATTTTAGATAACATATCATAAGTTTTGTATAAAATTTCTTTTAAACCTTCATTTAAAAGTACTGATACAGGATATATTTCAATTCCTTTTTCTGCTAAATAGCTTTTAAATTTTTCAAATTTTTCCATATCCCAAATTAAATCCATCTTATTAGCAATAACTATTTGCTTTTTATTTGCTAATTTTTCACTGAATTTTCTTAATTCTTCATTGATTTTTTCAAAATCTTCAATACAATCTCTACCCTCTATTTCAGCAGCATCAACTATATGATAAATCATTTTACATCTTTCAATATGTCTTAAGAATTTATCTCCTAGTCCTACACCTTCATGAGCTCCTTCAATAAGTCCTGGTATATCTGCTATAACAAAAGATTTCCCTTCTTCTAATCTAACAACTCCAAGTTTTGGCTCAAGAGTTGTAAAGTGGTAGCTTCCTACCTTAGAGTTTGCAGCTGAAACCTTATTTATAAAACTTGATTTTCCAACTGATGGATATCCAACAAGAGCCACATCAGCTAAAAGTTTTAATTCTAACTTAACTTTTATCTCTGCTCCTTCTCCACCTTTTTCTGCTATCTTTGGAGCTTTTCTTACAGAATTTTTAAAGTGCACATTTCCATATCCACCTTTTCCACCTTTTAGTAAAACTCTTTGCTCACCATTTACATTCATATCAAGAATTAATTTTCCTGTTGTGAAGTCTCTAACTTGTGTACCAACTGGAACTTTAATAATTAAATCTTCACCTTTTTTTCCATACATTTGTTTCTTTTGTCCATTTTCTCCATTTTGAGCCTTAAATAATTTCTTAAATTTAAAGTCAATAAGAGTGTTGATATTAGAATCAGCTACAAAGACTACATCTCCACCTTTTCCTCCATCTCCACCATCTGGACCTCCAAATTGAATAAATTTTTCTCTTCTAAAAGCTGCTGAACCATCTCCACCATTCCCAGCCTTAACTGTTATAATAACTTCATCTATAAACATTATTTACCTCTCTGCAATTAAATATAATATAATTTTTCCCATGTCACTAATTTCTAAGTTTGATTTTAAAAAAACAATATTGCTTGAAAAATAAGCAATACATTTTTCTTAATATCAAGTTTTTTAGTCTTTTAATTATAACAAATTTTTTGTATTTCTGCTATTTTATTTTTCAACAAACTTCAATTCTGATGACAACAAATTATCATTTTCATAATTAAGAATTAGATGAAAAAAAGGAGCATCTTTTTCTAACAATTCTAAAAAAATTCTGTCCCCCTCCCAAAGATTCAACTTATAGACTTGAGATTTATCTATCCATTTTAAATCTCCCTCTGAACATTCTTGAATTTCTCCAGAAAAATTTTTAGAAGTATATAAATACATCTCTAAAGGCTCATCTTCATTATAGTTAAAAATTACTATTCCTCTATGAACATAGTCAATTAAATCTAGTCCTGTTTCTTCTTTTACCTCTCTTATTAGGCATTGTTCAGGAGTCTCTCCCTTTTCTAATTTTCCTCCCACTCCTAACCATTTATTTTTATTTATATCATTTTCTTTCTTTGTTCTATGCAACATAAGATATTTACTTTCTTTTTCTAAATAACATAGGGTTGTTATCATATATTTCCTCCCTCACAAAATATTTCAAATTCTTCCTGCCAATTATTAGAAATATGTTCAAAGTAAAATTCAAAAGTTTTTTCTAAATTTTCTTCAACAAATTTTATAATTTCATCATAGTTATTATTTGCTTGAGCCTCATTTAAACTATTGTAATATTCTAATCTATCTTCATTTTTTATTATACAAATAGGATATCCTGCTTTCATAAGTTCAAAATTCATTACCAATCTACCTGTTCTTCCATTTCCATCAGAAAAAGGATGTATTTTTTCAAAATTAGCATGAAATTTAGCTATCTTTTCAATAGTATTTTCAGTTGAAGAAAAATAATCTTTTAAAATTTTTTCTAAATCTTCTTCCACAAAAATAGGATTAGATGTTTCAAAACTTGAACCCACTATCTTGTTTTTAAATTTTTTAAATTGTCCAGCAATCTCAGGATCAACTGGTCCCAAAATAAGACTATGAAATTCTTTAATAAGTCTAAGAGATAAAACTTCATTTTCTTTAATTATATTATTCAAAAAGTTAATAGCATATTCTTGTCCCTTAACTTCAAGATGGTCTTTTAAAGGTTTCCCTTTTACTGTTACTCCGTATTCTAATATAACTTCTGTTTCCTGTCTTGTAAGTGAATTTCCTTCAATAGCATTACTATTATATATGAAATCATTTCTTAAAGTATTTTCAATTCTAGAAAGTATAGATTTTTGAATAGGTCTTTTTGAGTTTAAAAAACTTTTATAAAGTTCTATTTTTTTCATTTCCCTTCTCCTTTTTAAAGATTTTCTACATTATATTATATTACATATTTTAAAAAAAGTCATATGTATATGAATATTCATTAATCTCTTATAGTATGCTATAATTAGTTACTTTCTACACTAAAAAGGAGATACATTTGAAACAAAATCACAAATTAATATATAAAAATAAAAAAGTCAGGCGTATGTGGTAGTCCTGACTTTTTGCCATTTAATCTTAGCAATTATTACTTTGTTTCGACTAATCATAGCATATTTTCTTTTTTATTGCAATTTTACTAGGAGTAGTTATAAAATTAAGGTTTCAATTTAAAGTAAAAAATAAGTGAGTTACGAATGGAAATTTTAGATAAAAAATCAAATAGAGTGAGCCGAGTAATTGTCGGCGTGTTTGAAGCCAACTTGTTGGCAAGTTTTGCCGAAATTACAGCGAACTCTTGATTTTTTATCGTTAAGAAATTTACTCAGTAACGAACTATTTTTTACTTTTTATTATTTTGCAACAGCCTTTAGAGAGCGAGTAGAGTGTGGTAGCTTGAAAACTCTCTTTTTTAATAATTTTATGGTAAAATAAAAGAAAAACTTTTAGGAAGTGAAAAAGTGGAGAATATTTTGCTAGAAGCATTAAAAACAAGTAGTATAGATTTTAATATAGATTCAGATGAGAAATATCAATATGAGTTAATAGCCAATGGAGAAGAAAAGATTGTTACAAGACTTAGAAAATATTTTGAGGACTGTGATGAGTTTATAATCTCTGTCGCCTTTATAACTATGGGAGGTATTTCTCTTTTTTTGGAAGAATTAAAAAATTTAGAGAATAAAGGAATAAAGGGAAAAATTTTAACAGGAGATTATTTAACTTTTACAGAGCCAAAGGCCTTGAAAAAATTATTATCATATAAAAATATAGATTTAAAAATTGCAACCAATAGAAAACATCATACTAAGGCATATTTTTTTAGAAAGGGCAATATTTGGACTTTAATTGTAGGGAGTAGTAACTTAACTCAGGGAGCATTGACTGTAAATTTTGAATGGAATATAAAAGTTAATTCTCTTGAAAATGGGAAGATACTTAAATCAGTTTTAGAAACTTTTAATAAAGAGTTTGATAATTTAAAAACTCTTACAGAAGAAGATATAGAAAACTATCAAAAGAGATATGAACAACTTAAAAACTTAATTGAAGTAAATAATCAAAATTTAGATTTGAATGAAATTAAGCCTAACTCTATGCAAGTACAAGCCTTAAAAAATTTAGAAGAAACTAGAAAAGAAAATGATAGAGCCTTGCTTATAAGTGCAACAGGAACTGGAAAAACTTATCTTTCTGCCTTTGATGTGAAACAAGCTAAGGCAAAGAAAATACTTTTTGTAGCTCATAGAAAAGTTATTTTGGAAAGGTCAAAAATCAGTTATCAAAGAATTTTAAAAAATAAAAAGATGGAGATTTTTGATTCTAATTTTCAGATAAATGATAAAGATGAAGTAGTTTTTGCAATGGTACAAACTTTAAATAAAGAGAAAAATTTGAATATCTTTCCAAAAGATTATTTTGACTACATCATTATAGATGAGGTTCATCATGGTGGAGCTAAAACTTATCAAAGTATTTTTGAATATTTTAGACCTAAATTTCTATTAGGAATAACAGCAACTCCTGAAAGAACAGATGACTTTAATATCTATAAACTCTTTAATTATAATGTTGCCTATGAAATTCGTTTGCAAGATGCTATGAAAGAAGAACTATTATGTCCTTTCCATTATTTTGGAATTTCAGATATTGTAATTGATGGAGAAAGTATAGATGAAAAAACATCTATAAAAAATCTTACTTCTGATGAAAGAGTGAGACATATTTTAGAGAAAAGTAAGTATTACTCATATAGTGGAGAGAAATTACATTGCCTAGTTTTTGTTTCAAAGGTTGAAGAAGCTAAAATATTAGTTGAGAAATTTTTAGAACAAGGTCTAAAAGCCCTTGCTTTAAGTTCTGAGAATTCTGATAATGAAAGAGAAGAAGCTATAAAGAAATTGGAAGAGGGGGAAATAGAATATATCGTATCTGTTGATATATTTAATGAGGGGGTGGATATACCTTGTGTCAATCAGGTGATACTTTTAAGACCTACCACTTCTGCAATAGTATATATTCAACAACTAGGAAGAGGTTTAAGAAAACATAAAAACAAGGCTTATACTGTAGTTTTAGATTTTATTGGTAACTATGAGAAAAACTTCTTAATTCCTATAGCAATATCTCAAAATAATAGCTACGATAAAGACTTTATGAAAAGATTTCTTATGAATGCTACTGACTTTTTAGCTGGGGAAAGCTCTATAAGTTTTGATGAGATTTCAAAAGAGAGAATTTTTGAAAACATCAACAAGGTTAATTTTTCTAATAGAAAACTTATAGAAGAAGACTTTAAATTATTGGAAAATCAATTAGGTAGAATTCCCTATCTCTATGATTTCTATATAAAGAATATGTTGTCGCCCACTGTGATTTTAAAATACAAAAAAGATTATGATGAGGTCTTAAAAAATATAGCTCCTAGATATAGGGTAGGTTCATTAAATAGCATTGAAAAGAAATTCTTAATATTCTTATCTACTTTTTTTACCCCTGCAAAAAGAGTACATGAGATGTTAATATTAAAAGAATTATTTGTTAAAGAAAAATTGAATATAGAAGAAGTTGAGAAAATATTGAAAGATAAGTATTCTTTAATTAATCAAGAAAGGAATATAAGAAATGCCTTTGAACATCTATCTAAAGAAATATTTATTACTTTGTCTACAACAAAGGCATTTGAGCCTGTACTATATAGAAAAGATGACTACTATTTCTTAGATGAGAATTTTAAAAACTCATATAGTAACAATTCATATTTTAAAATTTTAATAGATGATTTAATAAAATATAACCTAGCTTTTGCTGAGAATAATTACAATAATTTTGTAAAAGAAAGCATAAAACTTTTTGGAGAATATACAAAGCAAGAAGCATTTTGGTATCTAAATTTAAATTTTAATAATGGTTTTCAAGTAAGTGGTTACACTCCTTTTGAAAATGAAAGAAAACTTTTAATTTTTATCACTATGGATAATCTATCTGAAAAAGTAGATTATTCAAATGAGTTTTATGATAGTCAGACTTTTAGTTGGTTTTCAAAATCAAGCCGTTATCTAAGAAAAGATAATAAATTAACTATTGAGGGGAAAATTGCAGAAAATTTCTATGAAATAAATGTTTTTGTAAAGAAAAATAATGGAGAGAATTTCTATTACTTAGGAGATGTTGAAAAAGTTTTATCTGCAAAAGAAATAAAAGACAGTCAAGGAAAGTCTATGGTTAAATATATTTTTAAGTTGAAGAAGGATGTCAAAAAAGAATTGTTAGATTATTTTAATATGTAAATTTATTTGACAGAATAATAAAATAAATTCTATAATGTAAAAAATAAGTAAATTTTTTTAAAACAATAAATTTAAAAGGGAGATGTTTAAGATGAAAAGAGTTATTAACACAACAAATGCACCCGCTGCACTAGGACCTTATTCTCAAGCTATTGAAGCAAATGGAGTTTTATATGTATCAGGACAAATTCCTTTTGTTCCAGCAACAATGACATTAGTTTCTGAAGATGTTGAAGAACAAACAAAACAATCTTTAGAAAACATAGGAGCTATCTTAAAAGAAGCTGGATATGAATTTAAAGATGTCGTTAGTGCAACAGTTTATATTAAAGATATGAATGATTTCACTAAAATAAATGGAGTATATGATAAATATTTAGGT
This genomic interval carries:
- the obgE gene encoding GTPase ObgE, with translation MFIDEVIITVKAGNGGDGSAAFRREKFIQFGGPDGGDGGKGGDVVFVADSNINTLIDFKFKKLFKAQNGENGQKKQMYGKKGEDLIIKVPVGTQVRDFTTGKLILDMNVNGEQRVLLKGGKGGYGNVHFKNSVRKAPKIAEKGGEGAEIKVKLELKLLADVALVGYPSVGKSSFINKVSAANSKVGSYHFTTLEPKLGVVRLEEGKSFVIADIPGLIEGAHEGVGLGDKFLRHIERCKMIYHIVDAAEIEGRDCIEDFEKINEELRKFSEKLANKKQIVIANKMDLIWDMEKFEKFKSYLAEKGIEIYPVSVLLNEGLKEILYKTYDMLSKIEREPLEEETDITKLLKELKIEKEDFEITRDEEDAIVVGGRIVDDVLAKYVIGMDDESLITFLHMMRNLGMEEALQEFGVQDGDTVKIADVEFEYFE
- a CDS encoding Fic family protein — its product is MKKIELYKSFLNSKRPIQKSILSRIENTLRNDFIYNSNAIEGNSLTRQETEVILEYGVTVKGKPLKDHLEVKGQEYAINFLNNIIKENEVLSLRLIKEFHSLILGPVDPEIAGQFKKFKNKIVGSSFETSNPIFVEEDLEKILKDYFSSTENTIEKIAKFHANFEKIHPFSDGNGRTGRLVMNFELMKAGYPICIIKNEDRLEYYNSLNEAQANNNYDEIIKFVEENLEKTFEFYFEHISNNWQEEFEIFCEGGNI
- a CDS encoding DEAD/DEAH box helicase, with product MENILLEALKTSSIDFNIDSDEKYQYELIANGEEKIVTRLRKYFEDCDEFIISVAFITMGGISLFLEELKNLENKGIKGKILTGDYLTFTEPKALKKLLSYKNIDLKIATNRKHHTKAYFFRKGNIWTLIVGSSNLTQGALTVNFEWNIKVNSLENGKILKSVLETFNKEFDNLKTLTEEDIENYQKRYEQLKNLIEVNNQNLDLNEIKPNSMQVQALKNLEETRKENDRALLISATGTGKTYLSAFDVKQAKAKKILFVAHRKVILERSKISYQRILKNKKMEIFDSNFQINDKDEVVFAMVQTLNKEKNLNIFPKDYFDYIIIDEVHHGGAKTYQSIFEYFRPKFLLGITATPERTDDFNIYKLFNYNVAYEIRLQDAMKEELLCPFHYFGISDIVIDGESIDEKTSIKNLTSDERVRHILEKSKYYSYSGEKLHCLVFVSKVEEAKILVEKFLEQGLKALALSSENSDNEREEAIKKLEEGEIEYIVSVDIFNEGVDIPCVNQVILLRPTTSAIVYIQQLGRGLRKHKNKAYTVVLDFIGNYEKNFLIPIAISQNNSYDKDFMKRFLMNATDFLAGESSISFDEISKERIFENINKVNFSNRKLIEEDFKLLENQLGRIPYLYDFYIKNMLSPTVILKYKKDYDEVLKNIAPRYRVGSLNSIEKKFLIFLSTFFTPAKRVHEMLILKELFVKEKLNIEEVEKILKDKYSLINQERNIRNAFEHLSKEIFITLSTTKAFEPVLYRKDDYYFLDENFKNSYSNNSYFKILIDDLIKYNLAFAENNYNNFVKESIKLFGEYTKQEAFWYLNLNFNNGFQVSGYTPFENERKLLIFITMDNLSEKVDYSNEFYDSQTFSWFSKSSRYLRKDNKLTIEGKIAENFYEINVFVKKNNGENFYYLGDVEKVLSAKEIKDSQGKSMVKYIFKLKKDVKKELLDYFNM
- a CDS encoding RidA family protein, giving the protein MKRVINTTNAPAALGPYSQAIEANGVLYVSGQIPFVPATMTLVSEDVEEQTKQSLENIGAILKEAGYEFKDVVSATVYIKDMNDFTKINGVYDKYLGEVKPARACVEVARLPKDVKVEIGVIAVK